The following proteins are encoded in a genomic region of Drosophila willistoni isolate 14030-0811.24 chromosome 2L unlocalized genomic scaffold, UCI_dwil_1.1 Seg196, whole genome shotgun sequence:
- the LOC6640407 gene encoding uncharacterized protein LOC6640407 — MMLLRWFRISRNLVLESNAILLVTGIIFLADVYLHIFVKLSTLEFFEMGNYIVSLSAWMSWVRGLTLMVYIFEAILGIRMAKSPSLFAFAGYMLIGFILLIYLASIVISSIAYLDDFNISVDMLLQKLWLGNRFDKVESLFECCGKTGVIDYVETIENRTWSRESCCGMETCHGCHDIIHKFLWAIEKEIARDNIIVFIVLCIAMLIMLCHYKDAEFVDDPYESESSDNDDDDDNEPSTLKDPGQQ, encoded by the coding sequence ATGATGCTGCTTCGCTGGTTTCGCATTTCCCGTAACCTTGTGCTGGAGAGCAATGCTATATTGCTAGTGACTGGCATTATTTTCCTGGCCGATGTATATTTGCACATATTTGTTAAGCTATCGACTCTGGAATTCTTCGAAATGGGCAATTATATAGTATCCCTAAGCGCCTGGATGAGTTGGGTGCGCGGCCTCACACTTATGGTCTATATATTCGAAGCCATTCTGGGCATACGTATGGCCAAGAGTCCCAGTTTGTTCGCGTTTGCTGGCTATATGCTAATTGGTTTTATTCTCTTAATTTATTTAGCCAGCATAGTGATCTCCAGTATTGCATATCTGGACGATTTCAATATCTCAGTCGATATGTTGTTACAGAAACTATGGTTGGGCAATCGATTTGACAAAGTGGAGAGTCTATTCGAATGCTGTGGCAAGACGGGAGTTATCGATTACGTAGAGACCATCGAAAATCGGACTTGGTCTCGCGAATCATGTTGTGGAATGGAAACTTGTCATGGATGTCATGATATTATTCATAAATTTCTATGGGCGattgaaaaagaaattgcTAGAGATAATATTATAGTATTTATTGTCCTGTGCATTGCCATGTTGATAATGTTGTGCCACTATAAGGATGCTGAATTTGTCGATGATCCCTATGAGTCAGAGTCATcagataatgatgatgatgatgataatgaacCAAGTACACTGAAAGATCCAGGACAACAATAA
- the LOC6640473 gene encoding odorant receptor 42b: MVFDLIRPAPLTEQKHSRDGCIYLYRAMKFIGWIPPKDGVLRYVYLTWTAMTLIWFTTYLPLGFLGSYMTQIKLFTPGEFLTSLQVCINAYGSSVKVAITYSQLWRLIKAKDLLDKMDLRCTSMEEREKIHRVVARSNHAFLIFTFVYCGYAGSTYLSSVLSGRPPWQLYNPFIDWHDGTLKLWVASTLEYFVMSGAVLQDQLSDTYPLVYTLILRTHLDMLKERIRRLRTDTTMSEDENYEELVKCVMDHKLILEFCALIKPVISGTIFTQFLLIGLVLGLTLINVFFFSDIWTGIASFMFVITILLQTFPFCYTCNLIMEDCEALTHAIFQSNWVDANGSYRSTLLYFLHNVQQPIVFIAGGIFQISMSSNISVAKFAFSVITITKQMNIADKFKTE; this comes from the exons ATGGTCTTCGATTTGATACGGCCAGCTCCATTGACCGAGCAGAAGCATTCTCGAGATGGCTGCATTTATCTATATCGTGCCATGAAGTTCATTGGCTGGATACCGCCCAAGGATGGAGTACTTCGTTATGTCTATCTCACCTGGACAGCGATGACATTGATTTGGTTTACCACTTACTTGCCATTGGGTTTCTTGGGCAGCTATATGACCCAAATCAAATTGTTTACGCCCGGTGAATTTCTCACCTCTCTGCAGGTGTGCATCAATGCCTATGGATCATCTGTTAAGGTGGCCATCACTTATTCGCAATTGTGGCGTCTGATCAAGGCTAAGGATTTGCTGGACAAAATGGATTTACGCTGCACCAGTATggaggagagagagaaaatacATCGTGTAGTGGCTCGCAGTAATCATGCCTTTCTAATTTTCACATTTGTCTACTGCGGCTATGCGGGATCGACATATCTGAGCTCGGTGTTGAGTGGTCGCCCACCATGGCAGTTGTATAATCCATTTATCGATTGGCATGATGGCACTCTTAAGCTGTGGGTAGCCTCAACTCTGGAGTATTTTGTTATGTCAGGAGCTGTATTGCAGGATCAGCTATCAGATACTTATCCCCTAGTCTATACACTGATTCTAAGAACTCATCTGGATATGTTAAAGGAACGCATTAGACGCCTACGTACGGACACTACAATGTCCGAGGATGAAAACTATGAGGAACTGGTGAAATGTGTCATGGATCACAAATTGATTTTAGA ATTTTGTGCCCTCATCAAGCCTGTTATATCGGGAACAATCTTCACACAGTTTCTATTGATTGGCCTCGTCCTTGGTCTAACGCTCATCAATGTGTTTTTCTTCTCAGACATCTGGACTGGCATTGCATCCTTTATGTTTGTCATCACAATTCTGCTGCAGACATTCCCCTTCTGCTACACCTGCAATCTCATTATGGAGGACTGTGAGGCACTCACCCATGCCATTTTCCAATCGAATTGGGTAGATGCCAACGGCAGCTACAGGTCAACGCTATTGTATTTCCTTCACAATGTTCAGCAGCCCATCGTTTTTATTGCCGGCGGCATCTTTCAGATATCCATGAGCAGTAATATAAGC GTGGCCAAGTTTGCTTTTTCCGTCATAACCATCACCAAGCAAATGAATATAGCCGATAAATTTAAGACGGAGTAA
- the LOC6640474 gene encoding J domain-containing protein CG6693 — MSVISDSWRLFKARNVYDVLDIPPESLPRHIREAAYQLILHEHPDLKPLTERIDGFDKCRLVHKILLILTDAKKRAAYDERGDLGPLPSPSQMDQSLSTLLGQCFALRKFPLDGTGVRENFLRNYKGSLLEKEDIKAAYFLGKGSMDRILTEVPLMTVSDEKRVKKIIKGLIKIKELKVYKKFENDAADKRRSRKKRFAAFTVEEQHNKAMDELLVKYNKDLDKEAIDYNNDDELDANTPARPGDILLTRCHGDMHAVLNNLTSKYSSESSATQMEWDY; from the coding sequence aTGTCTGTGATTAGTGACTCTTGGCGCCTCTTTAAAGCGCGGAATGTCTACGATGTTTTGGATATTCCTCCTGAGTCCTTGCCCCGTCATATACGGGAGGCTGCCTATCAATTGATTTTGCATGAACATCCGGACTTGAAGCCACTAACAGAACGTATCGACGGTTTTGACAAATGCCGCTTGGTGCATAAAATCCTGCTCATCTTGACGGATGCCAAAAAGCGAGCTGCCTATGATGAACGTGGTGACCTTGGGCCACTACCATCTCCTAGTCAAATGGACCAGAGTCTATCCACTTTGCTGGGCCAATGTTTTGCATTGAGGAAGTTTCCTCTTGATGGGACAGGTGTGCGTGAGAATTTTCTACGTAATTACAAAGGTTCGCTTTTGGAGAAGGAAGACATCAAAGCAGCCTACTTTTTGGGCAAAGGTTCAATGGATCGCATTTTAACAGAAGTTCCTCTGATGACAGTAAGCGACGAGAAGCGCGTTAAAAAGATAATTAAGGGACTTATCAAGATCAAGGAGCTCAAGGTATATAAAAAATTCGAGAATGATGCAGCCGATAAACGTCGTAGCCGTAAGAAGCGTTTTGCCGCCTTCACTGTGGAAGAGCAACACAACAAGGCTATGGACGAACTTTTAGTAAAATATAACAAAGATTTGGATAAAGAGGCAATCGAttataataatgatgatgagtTGGATGCCAACACACCAGCAAGACCTGGCGATATTCTGCTGACCCGTTGCCATGGTGATATGCATGCCGTACTCAACAATCTGACCTCAAAATATAGTAGTGAATCATCCGCTACTCAAATGGAATGGGACTATTAA